One genomic segment of Candidatus Fukatsuia endosymbiont of Tuberolachnus salignus includes these proteins:
- a CDS encoding GHMP kinase, translating into MIVSKTPLRMSFVGGGSDLPVFYREELGAVLSTSIDKYMYICVNRKFDGGIRVNYSKTEEVDSPCQIEHPLVREALALTDISGGLEITSMADIPSKGSGLGSSSTYTVGLLNALYAFKNSFASKETLARQACEIEIIRCGEPIGKQDQYASAYGGLNLIRFHADESVSVDPVICRPELLRALEESTLVFYTGRTRSASAILAEQTKAMTQSNCKLLMRRMVELAFDMKKELESDSLDNFGQMLDENWRLKAQLANGVTDPQIDDWYQRGITHGALGGKLLGAGNGGFMMFFAPPEIHDPIKKAMGGLQSVKFRFDRNGTQIVFYQPSEG; encoded by the coding sequence ATGATAGTCAGTAAAACCCCCTTGCGGATGAGTTTTGTCGGTGGCGGGAGTGATTTACCCGTATTCTATAGAGAAGAATTGGGGGCAGTCCTCTCAACTTCGATCGATAAATATATGTATATTTGTGTCAACCGAAAGTTTGACGGAGGTATCAGGGTCAATTATTCGAAAACAGAGGAAGTGGACTCCCCCTGTCAAATTGAGCATCCACTGGTACGTGAAGCACTTGCCCTCACCGATATATCGGGGGGGTTAGAGATTACGTCGATGGCAGATATTCCTTCCAAAGGCTCTGGATTGGGTTCATCCAGTACCTACACAGTAGGTTTATTAAACGCGTTGTACGCCTTCAAAAACTCTTTTGCATCCAAAGAAACCTTGGCAAGACAAGCCTGCGAAATAGAAATCATACGTTGTGGTGAACCGATAGGTAAGCAAGATCAGTATGCTTCAGCCTATGGGGGGCTTAACTTAATACGATTTCATGCCGACGAATCGGTATCTGTCGATCCGGTGATTTGCCGACCTGAACTATTGCGTGCACTAGAGGAATCTACCCTGGTTTTCTATACCGGTAGAACACGTAGCGCATCAGCGATTCTTGCAGAGCAAACAAAAGCGATGACTCAATCTAATTGTAAGCTACTAATGCGGCGCATGGTGGAGTTGGCGTTTGACATGAAGAAAGAACTTGAATCTGATTCTTTGGATAATTTCGGCCAGATGTTAGACGAGAATTGGCGTCTTAAAGCACAGCTTGCCAATGGAGTAACCGATCCACAAATTGATGATTGGTATCAACGAGGCATCACTCATGGTGCCTTAGGTGGCAAGCTACTCGGTGCCGGAAACGGAGGATTCATGATGTTCTTTGCCCCACCAGAAATACACGATCCCATCAAAAAAGCAATGGGCGGTTTACAGTCTGTGAAATTCCGTTTTGACCGAAATGGGACTCAAATCGTTTTTTATCAACCCTCGGAAGGATAG
- a CDS encoding NAD-dependent epimerase/dehydratase family protein: MIKKIAILGGSGFIGSRLSQRLVKMNINFIIIDKIKSIQFPEKWQFADVTQPSTLDKTLAGVDIIINLAAEHQDNVEPKSLYYDVNVQGAKNVCAAAERLNIQHIIFTSSVAVYGFVEHETAEDGAYRPFNDYGKSKLAAEQVYDEWAAKNSSRTLVMVRPTVVFGEGNRGNVYNLFRQIASGKFLMVGGGNNKKSMAYVENIAAFLQYVITLSPDRYVFNYIDKPDFTMNELTDIICQALDKQKNNFRVPYNIGLFAGYCFDLLAKVTKRKYPISRIRVKKFCARTQFRSDSIKQHDFKAPVSLEEGIIKTMRSEFIK, from the coding sequence ATGATTAAAAAAATAGCTATCTTAGGTGGTTCAGGGTTTATTGGTTCTCGCTTAAGTCAACGTCTAGTCAAGATGAATATTAATTTTATTATTATTGATAAAATTAAAAGTATTCAATTTCCTGAAAAGTGGCAATTTGCTGATGTCACTCAGCCTTCAACTTTAGATAAGACGCTTGCCGGGGTTGATATCATTATTAATTTAGCCGCTGAACATCAAGATAATGTTGAACCGAAAAGCCTGTATTATGATGTCAATGTTCAAGGTGCTAAAAATGTCTGTGCAGCGGCTGAGCGTTTAAACATTCAGCATATTATTTTTACTTCTTCTGTCGCCGTTTATGGTTTTGTTGAACATGAAACTGCTGAAGACGGTGCTTATCGTCCTTTTAATGATTATGGTAAATCGAAATTAGCGGCTGAGCAAGTTTATGATGAATGGGCTGCGAAAAATTCAAGCAGAACATTAGTTATGGTACGTCCTACCGTTGTTTTTGGCGAAGGTAACCGTGGTAATGTTTATAATCTGTTTAGGCAGATTGCATCCGGTAAATTTTTGATGGTCGGAGGGGGAAATAATAAAAAATCGATGGCGTACGTTGAAAATATAGCTGCATTTTTACAGTATGTCATTACTCTATCCCCTGATCGTTATGTATTCAATTATATCGATAAGCCCGATTTTACCATGAATGAATTAACCGATATTATCTGCCAGGCGTTGGATAAACAAAAAAATAATTTCCGAGTGCCTTATAATATTGGATTATTTGCGGGTTATTGCTTCGATTTGTTGGCTAAGGTAACAAAAAGAAAATATCCCATCAGTCGTATTCGAGTTAAAAAATTTTGTGCGCGCACGCAATTTAGATCGGATAGCATCAAACAGCATGATTTTAAAGCGCCGGTATCGTTGGAAGAGGGGATTATTAAAACTATGCGTAGCGAATTTATAAAATAA
- a CDS encoding HAD-IIIA family hydrolase produces the protein MRNQVAILAGGLGTRLKSTIGNLPKPMAPILGKPILEHQIELCKKHGFDRIALLVHYQSEAIRSYFRDGAAWDVELTYVEEVSARGTAGALRDALAVLEDKFLVLYADIYADIDLRRLWQMATRSDAAGTLLIHPNDHPQDSDLVQLDGAGYVIAIRTYPHPEGVYYPNIVNAALYVLQKKHLMNLIPDQGKYDLVKDTFKSMLASGHKFKAYITPEYIKDMGTPSRLNKVERDLILGLPERLSVRQQRVAVFLDRDGTLNKEVNYLSCAGQLELLPGAGEAIHQLNRAGRLAICVTNQPVLARGNATWEDMRQIHARLDHLLGQEHAYLDRLYLCPHHPASGFPGETPALKKVCDCRKPQSGLIDRAVRELDIDRRRSWMIGDTTSDILAGQRAGVCTILLRTGYAGLDNKYQAIPDYICDDILSAVDWILSGHARLVGKLMPVAIEMQDTRMILIGGASRSGKTMAAQVLKELVEAMGRVVHILPLDAWLKAKEQRIEGCGVMSRYDMDQLVPLLESLRNSKERITLHVSQWNRRKSELISTRRLSIGPNDFLICEGVPALLHPTLREMTPHRLHLDVPQQVRHQRMCFEYAWRGFDACEVAKCIGSREQDEVADVLAAAQYASYKITLSGR, from the coding sequence ATGAGAAATCAGGTCGCAATATTGGCGGGAGGGTTGGGCACCAGACTAAAGTCGACGATTGGCAATTTGCCTAAGCCTATGGCTCCAATATTGGGCAAGCCCATACTTGAGCATCAAATTGAGTTGTGTAAAAAGCACGGTTTCGACCGAATTGCGTTACTTGTTCACTATCAATCAGAAGCGATACGATCTTACTTTCGTGATGGAGCTGCGTGGGATGTTGAACTCACTTATGTTGAGGAGGTCAGTGCACGTGGCACCGCTGGTGCACTGCGAGATGCCCTTGCTGTATTAGAAGATAAATTTTTAGTCCTCTATGCTGATATCTATGCTGATATCGATTTAAGGCGTTTATGGCAGATGGCTACCCGCTCCGATGCTGCAGGAACTCTCTTAATACACCCCAATGATCATCCGCAGGATTCTGATTTGGTTCAACTCGATGGAGCGGGTTACGTAATCGCTATAAGGACCTACCCTCACCCTGAAGGCGTCTATTATCCGAATATTGTCAACGCCGCGCTTTACGTACTGCAAAAAAAACACCTGATGAACCTGATTCCAGATCAAGGTAAATACGATTTGGTCAAAGATACCTTTAAATCGATGCTTGCATCAGGGCATAAGTTTAAAGCCTATATCACACCTGAATACATCAAAGATATGGGTACACCATCTCGGTTGAACAAAGTAGAGAGAGACCTGATTTTAGGTTTACCAGAGCGCTTATCTGTTCGTCAACAACGTGTTGCGGTTTTTCTTGATAGGGATGGTACATTAAATAAAGAGGTAAATTATTTGTCTTGTGCAGGCCAGCTTGAGCTGTTGCCTGGTGCTGGCGAAGCGATCCATCAACTCAACCGTGCCGGACGTTTAGCGATTTGCGTGACTAATCAACCCGTCCTTGCCAGAGGCAATGCAACTTGGGAAGACATGCGTCAGATTCATGCTCGTCTTGACCACTTACTTGGACAAGAGCACGCATATTTGGATCGTCTGTACCTGTGTCCACACCATCCAGCCTCAGGTTTTCCTGGCGAGACCCCAGCACTTAAAAAGGTATGTGACTGCCGAAAACCTCAGTCTGGCCTCATTGACAGGGCAGTTCGAGAATTGGACATTGATCGTCGGCGCTCATGGATGATAGGTGATACCACAAGCGATATATTGGCGGGTCAGCGTGCTGGCGTATGTACAATATTACTGCGCACTGGCTATGCCGGCCTCGATAATAAGTATCAAGCTATTCCTGACTATATCTGTGATGATATCTTGTCCGCTGTAGACTGGATTTTGTCCGGGCATGCTCGCCTGGTTGGAAAACTCATGCCCGTTGCTATCGAGATGCAAGATACTCGTATGATCCTTATTGGTGGAGCCTCGCGTTCCGGTAAAACCATGGCTGCTCAAGTGCTCAAAGAGTTAGTTGAAGCCATGGGACGAGTTGTCCATATTCTTCCATTAGACGCATGGCTTAAAGCGAAAGAGCAGCGCATAGAAGGCTGTGGCGTCATGTCACGTTACGACATGGATCAACTGGTTCCTCTTTTAGAGTCATTACGGAATAGTAAAGAACGGATCACTTTACATGTCTCTCAGTGGAATCGAAGAAAAAGCGAGCTGATTTCTACGCGTCGACTTTCAATTGGGCCGAATGATTTTCTAATATGTGAAGGCGTACCCGCGTTGCTGCATCCTACGCTAAGGGAAATGACTCCACATAGGCTACACCTAGATGTTCCACAACAAGTTCGACACCAGCGGATGTGCTTCGAATATGCATGGCGTGGTTTTGATGCTTGCGAGGTTGCTAAGTGCATAGGATCTCGAGAGCAAGACGAAGTTGCCGATGTTCTTGCAGCTGCACAGTACGCCAGCTATAAAATAACCCTATCGGGGCGATAA
- a CDS encoding SIS domain-containing protein, which produces MTQKNFSVANYLNSHTDLAKELNLSTFESGISLIKEKFSANKKIITCGNGGSASTASHYITDWNKMVSLATGKKFRGFSLCDNIGLITAFGNDISYDDVFCGQLAAIADEGDLLVAISGSGNSPNILRAVEYASLNNIDTLAVVGYDGGKLMQQAKLSVWVPSFDMQLCEDVHLMFGHMVMKALTMSVNSFNISTTLES; this is translated from the coding sequence GTGACTCAGAAAAATTTTAGTGTTGCCAATTATTTAAACTCTCACACTGATCTGGCAAAGGAACTCAATCTGAGTACTTTCGAATCAGGTATTAGTTTAATCAAAGAGAAATTTTCGGCAAACAAAAAAATTATTACCTGCGGGAACGGCGGAAGTGCATCTACCGCATCACATTACATTACCGATTGGAACAAGATGGTGAGTCTTGCAACTGGCAAGAAATTTCGGGGGTTCTCTCTATGTGACAACATTGGACTCATCACCGCTTTTGGCAACGATATTTCCTATGATGATGTATTTTGTGGGCAATTGGCGGCGATAGCAGATGAAGGAGATTTGCTGGTGGCTATTAGTGGTAGTGGAAATTCTCCAAACATTTTACGTGCCGTTGAATACGCCAGCCTAAATAATATTGACACGTTAGCGGTGGTAGGATACGACGGGGGTAAGTTAATGCAGCAAGCGAAATTGAGTGTTTGGGTTCCCTCATTTGACATGCAGCTTTGCGAGGACGTGCATTTGATGTTCGGTCACATGGTAATGAAAGCTTTAACCATGTCGGTGAATAGTTTTAATATTTCTACTACGTTAGAAAGTTAA
- a CDS encoding glycosyltransferase — protein sequence MKPRVSIIIPTFNEPLATLERSLKSIFEQSFIDFECIVIDESTDSDRADFCKQLCSQDSRFIYVNPQKRIGLAASLNLALQMARADWVARFDSDDICMPDRIAQQVEFLSKNKDVDVLGGAIEIVDDSLNRVGFKFYPEAHNEIIRKSHFINPLAHPTVMFRRNTVLDSGGYDPRFKYGEDLELWLRLINKNAKFANLDKILIQYRQSTLSRPDINWRFNFKARIKNFRPHDLIRRVSGIAIIGCWAFLPRKIQESIYKVLILRRK from the coding sequence ATGAAACCTAGGGTTTCAATCATTATTCCAACCTTCAACGAGCCGCTTGCTACGTTAGAGCGCAGTTTAAAGAGTATTTTTGAACAAAGCTTTATAGATTTTGAATGCATTGTTATCGATGAGAGCACTGATTCGGATCGCGCTGATTTTTGCAAACAACTCTGTTCACAGGATAGTCGCTTTATCTACGTTAATCCTCAAAAAAGGATTGGATTAGCAGCTAGTCTGAATCTAGCCCTTCAAATGGCTCGCGCCGATTGGGTTGCCAGGTTTGATTCCGATGATATTTGCATGCCAGATAGAATTGCTCAACAGGTTGAATTTTTATCTAAAAATAAAGACGTTGATGTATTAGGCGGTGCTATTGAAATCGTTGATGACTCGCTAAACAGAGTGGGGTTTAAATTCTATCCTGAGGCTCACAATGAAATAATCAGGAAAAGCCATTTTATAAATCCACTCGCACACCCAACAGTTATGTTCAGGAGAAACACAGTATTGGATTCCGGCGGGTACGATCCTCGCTTTAAGTATGGCGAAGATTTAGAATTATGGCTTCGACTCATCAATAAGAATGCTAAATTTGCCAATCTTGACAAGATACTCATCCAATATAGGCAGTCAACACTCAGTCGACCCGATATCAATTGGCGCTTTAATTTCAAGGCAAGGATTAAGAATTTTAGACCACATGACCTCATTCGCCGTGTTTCAGGAATAGCCATTATTGGCTGCTGGGCTTTTCTGCCAAGAAAAATACAAGAATCCATTTACAAGGTGCTTATACTGCGTCGTAAATAA
- a CDS encoding NAD-dependent epimerase/dehydratase family protein, whose translation MNNTKDITVSVVAGASGFIGSHLCNQLLNERKIVVAIDNFSRGQKSYLESYFNDSHFKLLCGDLSKRDDTMCAFEEAAKQGTISEVWHLAANSDIPAGVADADVDLKDTFLTTVEILRAIKLYHVKEIYFASSSAIYGDLGNVELHENIGPLLPISNYGAMKLASEALISASCESDLNKACIFRFPNVVGAPATHGVIYDFINKLIASPECLEVLGNGTQQKAYLHVSDLISAMLVVRAKQDAPKRDVINIGPIDKGVTVQWIAEQVIARINPLAQIKYGKGNKGWIGDVPKFHYSTEKLQSYGWKPQLGSSEAVRRAIDEIASQLGQ comes from the coding sequence ATGAATAATACAAAAGACATCACTGTGTCCGTGGTAGCCGGAGCATCGGGCTTTATTGGTTCTCATTTATGTAACCAGCTGCTGAATGAAAGAAAAATTGTCGTTGCTATTGACAATTTTTCCAGAGGCCAAAAGAGCTATCTGGAAAGCTATTTTAATGACAGTCATTTTAAGCTGTTATGCGGTGACTTATCTAAGCGTGATGACACCATGTGCGCCTTTGAAGAAGCGGCGAAACAGGGAACTATCTCGGAAGTCTGGCACCTGGCTGCAAATTCCGATATTCCCGCCGGAGTAGCTGATGCAGACGTCGATCTTAAAGATACCTTCCTCACAACCGTTGAGATATTAAGAGCGATAAAATTATATCATGTGAAGGAGATCTACTTTGCCTCCAGCTCGGCCATATACGGTGATCTTGGCAATGTAGAATTGCATGAAAACATTGGGCCTCTGCTGCCTATTTCTAACTATGGCGCAATGAAACTGGCGTCAGAGGCATTGATCAGTGCATCTTGTGAAAGTGATCTTAACAAAGCATGCATTTTCAGATTTCCCAATGTTGTTGGGGCTCCCGCTACCCATGGAGTCATCTATGATTTTATTAATAAATTAATCGCGAGTCCTGAATGTTTAGAGGTACTTGGCAACGGAACCCAGCAGAAAGCTTACCTACATGTTTCAGATCTTATCTCTGCCATGCTCGTAGTCAGAGCAAAACAGGATGCACCAAAACGAGACGTGATTAATATTGGGCCAATTGATAAAGGTGTTACCGTGCAATGGATCGCTGAACAGGTGATTGCCCGTATTAATCCTCTGGCTCAAATTAAATATGGTAAAGGCAATAAAGGCTGGATTGGAGACGTGCCCAAATTTCATTATTCAACCGAAAAGCTGCAAAGCTATGGTTGGAAGCCGCAGTTGGGATCTTCTGAGGCGGTTCGACGTGCCATTGATGAAATAGCTAGCCAGCTAGGTCAATAA
- a CDS encoding glucosamine inositolphosphorylceramide transferase family protein produces the protein MSKKKVGLIVDDIVVSKRLFDLIQLSKESSVYEISCLIVQKTSQSGLRSLLKKVFDYINRHGCRKFFSAVTFKVILKIEAQFLKRTYSFKDFDTKYDLGKCDIESVIVNPQISRSGFVYRYNDEDLNKIKEKNLDILIRVGSGILRGDVLNICPRRIISFHYANNDINRGCPPGFWEVFYQQRSTGFIIQLLTDELDGGDVIYKGSIATSFLYSLNLARMNTKSPIFMHRVLEDLFSSNRDLLVYPKVPYSFPLYKIPNLFQQLHYIVKTINYVSKKVLRTLTSRRYRWGVAYQYCLNWREVTLWKSKVIKNPPNRFLANPFIIERNCSHYCFVEDFDYTRKKGVISVYKITKDGYTNLGIALREDFRLSYPFIIQSNNELYMCPTTHEAKDIRIYRCIDFPLVWEIEKILISNVSAANTNIFYMDEKWWLMTNIDSSILGDHGSELHVFHSKDLLTEPWISHPGNPVVFDSEQARNGGLLFEDNKIFRVFQVQGFDLYGENFGVARITRLDENHYTEDVEFTVKPEFLRKAKATHTYSFNKGLMAIGFAKIENYKK, from the coding sequence ATGTCAAAAAAGAAAGTCGGTTTAATTGTAGATGATATCGTTGTATCTAAGCGATTATTTGATCTTATACAGTTATCTAAAGAATCCAGTGTATATGAAATAAGTTGCTTGATAGTTCAAAAAACTTCCCAAAGTGGGCTACGTTCACTATTGAAAAAGGTGTTTGATTACATAAATAGGCACGGGTGTAGAAAATTTTTTTCAGCTGTGACATTTAAAGTTATTTTAAAAATTGAGGCGCAGTTCTTGAAAAGAACGTATAGTTTTAAAGATTTTGACACAAAATATGATCTAGGAAAATGTGACATTGAATCTGTGATAGTGAATCCTCAAATATCGAGAAGTGGATTCGTGTATCGATATAATGATGAAGATCTTAATAAAATTAAAGAAAAAAATTTGGATATTCTAATTCGAGTAGGAAGTGGTATCCTCAGAGGTGATGTACTTAACATATGCCCAAGAAGAATTATTTCTTTTCATTATGCAAATAATGATATCAATCGTGGTTGTCCTCCTGGTTTCTGGGAAGTTTTCTATCAGCAACGAAGTACAGGATTTATCATTCAATTACTAACAGATGAGCTTGATGGAGGAGATGTAATTTACAAGGGAAGCATAGCGACAAGTTTTCTGTATTCCCTAAACTTGGCTAGAATGAATACGAAATCACCTATTTTTATGCATAGAGTGTTGGAAGATTTATTTTCTAGCAACCGTGATTTATTGGTATATCCTAAGGTTCCCTATAGTTTTCCATTATATAAAATACCTAATTTATTTCAGCAGTTACACTACATTGTAAAAACAATTAATTATGTGTCTAAAAAAGTTCTTAGAACGTTGACTAGCAGAAGATATCGATGGGGTGTTGCTTATCAATATTGTTTAAATTGGCGTGAGGTAACTCTGTGGAAATCAAAAGTTATTAAAAATCCGCCTAATAGGTTTCTAGCTAATCCTTTCATTATTGAAAGGAACTGTAGCCATTATTGTTTTGTTGAGGATTTTGATTACACAAGAAAAAAGGGAGTGATCTCTGTTTATAAAATTACTAAAGATGGATATACAAATCTTGGAATTGCTCTCAGAGAAGATTTTCGCCTTTCCTATCCTTTTATTATTCAAAGCAATAACGAACTATATATGTGCCCAACAACACATGAAGCTAAAGATATTAGGATTTATCGTTGTATTGATTTCCCATTAGTTTGGGAGATTGAGAAAATACTTATCTCCAATGTATCAGCTGCTAATACAAATATTTTTTACATGGACGAAAAATGGTGGCTAATGACAAATATAGATTCTTCAATATTGGGAGATCATGGATCGGAGTTGCACGTTTTTCACTCCAAAGATTTATTAACTGAACCTTGGATATCTCATCCAGGAAATCCCGTCGTTTTCGATTCTGAGCAGGCTCGGAATGGAGGTCTTCTATTCGAAGATAATAAGATTTTTAGAGTTTTTCAAGTTCAAGGATTTGATTTATATGGTGAGAATTTTGGTGTGGCGCGTATCACCCGTCTTGATGAAAATCACTATACTGAGGATGTCGAGTTTACAGTAAAGCCAGAGTTTTTACGTAAAGCAAAAGCCACTCATACATATAGTTTTAATAAAGGGTTGATGGCGATCGGTTTCGCAAAAATAGAAAACTACAAGAAATAA